The following proteins are encoded in a genomic region of Fusarium keratoplasticum isolate Fu6.1 chromosome 9, whole genome shotgun sequence:
- a CDS encoding ABC transporter domain-containing protein: MTAPSKPPRIQVNDLSYTFPDYSTGIKNITLDLPPRSRTLLIGANGAGKTTLLRLLAGKRLSPSNTISICGVDPFKESLEGVTYLGLEWVLNPIVRNDIGVNELLRSVGGDAYPERRDELVAMLDVDTNWRMHAVSDGERRRVQLAMGLVRPWTILLLDEITVDLDVLSRAEFLGWLKRETEIRECTIVYATHILDNLAGWPSHLVHMHLGTVKEWDEADKMLSTIDGTVGASGNSRLGELVLSWLRDDRTERGPRSHAKRAPEGKTYGFGGIQIGGYGDESKQREV; the protein is encoded by the coding sequence ATGACTGCCCCCTCCAAGCCTCCTCGCATTCAGGTCAACGACCTCTCGTACACATTCCCCGACTACTCAACCGGTATCAAGAACATCACCCTCGATCTGCCTCCGCGCTCACGCACTCTTCTGATTGGTGCCAACGGCGCTGGAAAGACGACCCTCCTTCGCCTGCTCGCCGGCAAGCGTCTCTCACccagcaacaccatctccatctgcGGAGTTGACCCCTTCAAGGAGAGTCTCGAGGGTGTCACCTATCTCGGCCTCGAATGGGTCCTCAACCCCATTGTTCGCAACGATATTGGTGTCAATGAGCTTCTCCGCTCTGTCGGTGGCGATGCTTACCCCGAGCGTCGAGATGAGCTCGTAGCCATGCTCGATGTTGACACTAACTGGCGCATGCACGCCGTTTCTGACGGTGAGCGTCGTCGCGTTCAGCTTGCCATGGGTCTCGTGCGACCCTGGACTATCCTCTTGCTCGACGAGATCACCGTCGATCTTGACGTCCTCAGCCGCGCCGAGTTCCTCGGCTGGCTCAAGCGTGAGACCGAGATCCGAGAGTGCACCATCGTCTACGCTACTCACattctcgacaacctcgccggCTGGCCCAGCCACCTCGTCCACATGCACCTTGGCACAGTCAAGGAATGGGATGAGGCTGACAAGATGCTTTCCACCATTGACGGTACTGTGGGCGCTTCCGGCAACAGCCGCCTGGGTGAGCTTGTCCTGAGCTGGCTGCGAGATGATCGAACGGAGCGAGGACCCCGCAGCCATGCGAAGCGCGCACCTGAGGGCAAGACGTACGGCTTCGGCGGTATCCAGATCGGCGGCTACGGTGACGAGTCCAAGCAGCGCGAGGTCTAG